ATTTTGGCAGCTCTATTAAACGCTATCCTCGTACTTGTAGCTTCTGGCGCAGTTGCCTGGGAAGCCATACAGCGTTTTGCTCAACCTAGTCCAGTATCAGGTAGTACAATTATCGGCGTGGCTGCGGTAGGTATTGCCATCAATATGGGAAGTGCTTTGATGTTCTTGTCTGGTCGTGAAAGAGACTTGAATATTAGAGGAGCCTTTATCCATTTAGTTGCTGACGCGGCGGTGTCTTTGGGTGCAGTCCTGGCTGGTATTGCAATTGTTACCACTGGTTGGCTATGGTTTGACCCAGTTGTAAGTTTGATGATCGTTGTCGTGATTATTGTGAGTACTTGGCAATTGTTCCAAGAATCTTTGAACTTAGTCACAGATGCAGTACCAGCAGGTATTGAACCACTTGCAGTGCGTACATTCTTAGCTGAACTTCCTGGTGTATCTAGTGTTCATGACTTGCACATCTGGGCGATGAGTACCACAGAAACAGCTCTCACTGCTCACTTAATTATGCCTACTAGAAATCCTAATGATGCTTTTTTAGTTCAGCTAAATCAACAACTTCACGACCATTTTGGTATTGAACACACTACAATTCAGATAGAAACAGGCGATCCAAGTTATCCATGTCCTCTTGCTCAAGAAAACGTGGTTTAAATAAATTGAGTTGAGTATATGGATAGAGAATTTGGTGGCGATCGCATTTAGAGCAATTACTGTGACCGAATACCTAATCATCTTAGCTTTGTGAGAACAAATCCCCAAAGTAATAGTTATTTAAGTAAAATTGCTGGTTTTAATATATACCAAAATAACTAAATTTAGAAAAAAATCTATAAAATACTGATTTTTCATCTTAATTTCATCCTATTTTTGTAAAGTAGAATTTAGAGATTTAAAGTTTAAATCTTATAGTTTTTTAAAACACCACAGTTGTCTCACTAAATTATGGGTGCAACTATAATTTTGATGCTTATAAATTAATATGAAATCAAAGTCATCATCTCAAAAGATGAGCTTTATTCCTCGCTCTATCCTGCGGACGATAGGAAAATTTCAACAGACGTTAGATCCAAATGCCGAAGCAAAGGTTATTGAAGAGTTTCGCGCTTCTCGACTGCAAACAATTTCCTCCCTCCGTTTTCTGTTAATTCTGATTGTAGTTCCATTACTTATAAATCAGCTTTCTCGAAACTTTGTAATCACTCCCCTCGTTGAGAAGTTTTGGAATTCACAAGAGTTAAATATTTTCTTAAATTATTCTCAAGAAGAAAAAGCTTTAGCGGAACTCAAAAAATTTGAGCAAAGTGTTTATTTTGAAGCTCGAATAGGTAAAATCACCACATTCTCTGACGAGCTTGTTCAAAATCAGCTTAAGAAAAAAGCTATTGCTTTAGTAGAAGAAAATAAAATTGAAAGTATTAATGCAGTAACAAATGTCTTGACAGATATACTTACAGCTATCACATTAATAATCTTAATCTTAACAGGTAAGCAGCAGCTATCCATTCTTATGTCTTTTGCTGGCGATATAACTT
This window of the Nostoc sp. C052 genome carries:
- a CDS encoding cation diffusion facilitator family transporter, with translation MSHNQSHGHSHEPTNYNRAFIISVALNTGFVVIEVVYGLAANSLALLADAGHNLSDVLGLLLAWGASFLGRRQPTPRRTYGLRRSSILAALLNAILVLVASGAVAWEAIQRFAQPSPVSGSTIIGVAAVGIAINMGSALMFLSGRERDLNIRGAFIHLVADAAVSLGAVLAGIAIVTTGWLWFDPVVSLMIVVVIIVSTWQLFQESLNLVTDAVPAGIEPLAVRTFLAELPGVSSVHDLHIWAMSTTETALTAHLIMPTRNPNDAFLVQLNQQLHDHFGIEHTTIQIETGDPSYPCPLAQENVV
- a CDS encoding CemA family protein, which produces MKSKSSSQKMSFIPRSILRTIGKFQQTLDPNAEAKVIEEFRASRLQTISSLRFLLILIVVPLLINQLSRNFVITPLVEKFWNSQELNIFLNYSQEEKALAELKKFEQSVYFEARIGKITTFSDELVQNQLKKKAIALVEENKIESINAVTNVLTDILTAITLIILILTGKQQLSILMSFAGDITYSLSDSAKAFLIILSTDIFVGYHSPYGWQIIIESTFNHYGFPENKSLTSLFIATVPVIMDTVFKYWIFRYLNRSSPSAVATYRNMNE